The Pieris napi chromosome 11, ilPieNapi1.2, whole genome shotgun sequence DNA segment caaaatatttctacttTTATCTTTATAGGTCAAGACGAAGAAAAACTGTTGGGGTCCGTTCTTTTACCATCATATAAGGTATCAGCTTGTACTAGTGAAGATAAGGTAATGAGGAAGTACGCGTTTAAATTAGAACACGCAAATATGCGGACGTACGTATTAGCAGCGATGGATCAAGAATCTATGATGAAATGGGTTAAGGGACTAACTATGGCTGCGCTTATGCAAAACTAcaggtatatatttttgcgTAGTCCTATAATCACAAAGGTATTACCCGCAACCATGTTGTTACTGTTATTGCATTTTGTTCATAGTTTGCTTTAAGCTACACCTGAAGTATAGGTTAAAGTAAAATACGTATAAATAGAAGcgatttttcaaatatttatttccaacacacaaatatacagtatttacaatattataatctacatagtaataaaaataatgaaacatttattaatggaaaattaaaacaaatgtaaaaagtttgtaagtatacctttaatgctggcagcatttcctcgctgtattgccaACTTATTccttgagcgaggaaagcaccagctatGGGGTCACCGTTACTaacaggcgccaacttaaatctttaattagcgttTGTGTacttgaatataaaaaaacagggTGCATGTactacttatgtacgcgcgtaagatgttatacttctttggcattattaaaaatagtttttgattgcatgcaaataattaattacaattaaataataaaagactggaatctcttacattaagtgtaacataaattctattattattcgaatgttgtttttaaattatgtccaatgccgtagcatcttccgtgggcaacttcattctgttaattttgtgtcacggtgcgcgcgcatcgtaaaatttcactctcatcaatttttcgtaacgtgcctaaagaagtgtaacttcaaaaatacagacaaaaagaagtataaattAGTTTGATTGCGCTGTTCGTTATACGTCTGTTCGGAATTTATTAAACTCTTTTTTTTTCCAGCGAACACCAACGGAAACAAATTGAGCGAACTGCAAAACCAGAGGTACGTATTATCGTGTGCATAACGTGAATCGATGCAAGTCCTCAATCAATCCGCTAGAGCATAACCAAGGACAGTCACCGGTTTATGGGCATAACTGTAAATGTTGATCGGTGCCAATACTAACCGCTCtagtttttcttcttttaagtaatagatagacatattatgtacttacaaatttttttatttttatattttatatgattggacaatttagaccaattgacctagtcccatgctaagctggtgaagcttgtattgtgggtactaggcaacggatatacatacatattaaagatagatagacatataaatacataattaaacacccaagacctaagcacaacaccaaatgctcatcacatcgatgtttgtctcagctggggatcgaacccgggatccatggattcgcagtcaggggtactaaccacaagaccaatgagccgtctaaACTCTAATTGATATCATGAAAGAATTGATTATATGTgcacaatttataaaatttattttaatttatattaaattaagtaaaaggtttttatttcCTCTGTGGTTGAGAGTCGTAATTTAATGatgacaaaacaaaaaacagttTGTTCAATAAAATGCGGTAAAATAAAGACGTGGgatcaaaattttatataagtgggtttgaagttatatatattaagttgtTTCTTTGTAACAATGAATCATACAGCTAATTTTATAAGCaaacattttacatattagTTTATTGGTAGTTGAGTTCAcaaaggtatttttaaaatattttcaggaTGACGATATTCCTGGACCTACATACGCAAATGCACCTCCCAAGCCACGACGCTCAAATGATGGATACAATTCACCAGGCTCAGACATGTTAGTATAAAGATATACGCTGTTGTAGTGGACCAAAGTTATAGTTACATATTCAATACCTATTACTATTTCAGATACGACCCAAATTACGATCTTTTGATCAAACCAGAGTCTCAATATAATCAAAGCACTTCGAAGCAATATCAAGATCAATATGGAAGTAAAGCGAATCAAGAATCTTACGCCAGAACCCCACAGTCGCCTCCCCAACCACCTCTCTATCAAACAAAAAGATCTAACGATTTACACAATTCTGGATCGAACCACGAAAGACCTCAAGAACTGTATAAATTCCCACAATCGCCCCCTTTTGAAACAAGACGTCTTCCCGATGAAAACATGTaccaaacacaaaataatccCTTCTTACAAAATTATTCAGGCCAGGAAACTCGTATTCCTCTTGAAACACAAAACACTGATCAAAAATCCATAAAAAGTTATGGAGACAATTATCCAGAAACGAAAACTCGTAATGATAATGCACACGCTAGAGATGTGTATGGTGAATTAAAGGATCTAAAGCCGGTTCCAACGAACAGTGTAAATGATCGAATTATGGAGAGACGAACGCCCGATGCATACGGGCGATCCACTACGATGTCgagttataaaaacaaacttgGTGATTATGAAGATGTATACTCTCCATATTCAAGTGAAAATCCTGCGAAGTCACCTAATTTATCACTTCATCGAGATAATATTAGTTTGTCAAGTCAAAAACAGCAACAAAAGCCCAATCAGGTAggtttcaattgtttttagtttttgtagtATTAcagtaaaatgttttattgttatattagtaTAGGGATTGAGTTCTGCAAGAGATAGGATTCAAAGCAATACCATAGCTTTTGCCAAGATTcagtataacttaaatatgaCTAGGTATtcatatacaaaaaatgtaatatttacttattttactaCGTATATCATGAACTCTTTGCAGACTCAAGAGAAAGTGTTTAGCGGGCCATCAGTTCTTCGAAGGAAGAAAATGCAAGCAAGTGGCATACAACCTCCCATGCCCAGGCCACATAGCGCAGACTTTCTAGAGTACGAAGCTAGAAACGAATCATTGAATAAGACAATGCCAACAAGAAACAATTTAGATCCTCATAAAAATCCACAGCGGCCTAAGTCTAGCCTTGACATTAACTCATATTACGACCCCAGTTCAGAAACATATTACTCCGAAGAGAGCTATGCAGAAAAAATGAGACAGTCAGCTCAATATTTGCAGCAACAAGGTCTTGCGCCTCGTAACATACAGATACCTCTCGCAAAATATGCAAGTGGCTTAGCTGAAAAACAATTGCAGTCCCCCTACGCTCATACACCAAACAACAATTATGAAACGGAATTTGGCGCAAAACAACGCGATAATATCAGCTACACCTCAAAATACAGTGATCTAGAAGGATTAAACTCTAATTGGATGCTAAAAGAGAAAGATTTAGAACAACAAAAGGATTACTTGAACCGAAGTGGGAGTGTAATGAGTGATGGATCAAATGGAAGTTACCTGAAAGAAGCAAGTAAACTGGAGCCTAATTCTGATGGTTTTATAAGATCTGCGAGTGCACGATTACCTACTACAGAACGTGATGGTGAAAAGAAAGTTCAGCAGGTATAAAtgattcttattttattttactccagccctgcgattctgtaactcacttttcgaactcacacagcggttttcgcatcgggggcgctctcaaatcagtcgtgaagcagtcattttatgatttggcattctgaaaaggtgggagcttgtagtttattagaatgcaatcataaatgactgcttcacgactgatttgagagcgaccccctaatgcgaaaaccgctgtgtgagttcgaaaagtgagttagaAGGCCTACATTAATTGTTCAATACAATATCTCAACTTATTGGTGTTTGTTACAGCGCGAGGAATCAATGAAACGCCTATTGGAATggaaacaaagaatgttgcaGTCTCCTTTGACTAGAAAAAGCACTCCTGCAACTATTTCCTTAGCAAGATCTCTAAATCAGAGTCGACAATCATTAAGATCAGATCAGTACAAACCTAAAACATACTCAAATAATTCATATAACAGCTACTCATCTGACGATGAAGGTTAGTGCCATAgctttaatcaattaattagaCCAAAGAGCATGTATATTTTTCTCTAAACCAATTTTAAAGCatgtaaaaattaagtttagttTGGTCGTACGCATGATAATTCGTGTTCAGTgtatttgtagtaaaatataaactagTCATTAAAGACCTCGGCTATTTTAAGTAGagctaataatatatagttaaatttatttttacatgtaCTTCATTTactttatgaatataaaaatgccATTACATtacttgtttataattattatattttattgtattcaaCTATAAACAAGCAGCCTTTGGTGACTTCGCTTTGCGGAACCTTCCTGCCTGCTGGGGGATATGTCACTAACTATCGCATTTAATTGGTGTTGGGTCAGTAAACCTATATAATTACTGTAGATTATATATGGAAGCCGTAGATCgtatttacataactttatTTGGAAAAGGTGCAATAATTACTAACAATCAAGCATTatcaaatacaataatattattatttggaaagtaagaaattaaaatttggttTCGCTTTTGCACCTCAGAGGAAACACCTGGGACTGATCTGCAAAACTCAAGTCCTATGCAGGCAGGAAGGTCTTACATACAGGGAATAGAGAGTCCCTCAATAACAAAACCAAAATCCCCTCACGAGCCTTGTTCTGTCCTATTGCCCGATGAAAAATTCGAAATAACAagtgttagtaaaaacaaTAGCAGTCTCCAAAACGCATacgaaaatattaatgtagaaGAATCCATAGCCGAGAATGTTAAAAGTAACGCCCAGGAAGAACACATATACGAAGATCATATTCCTCAGCTTATTGATATGCCTGAAGAGACTGAGCAGACATCAGCAGTTACTTGTGATGGATATGAAACTCATGAAAGTGAATCAGAATCAGAAGCTCAGCTCGAATATACAGATAATGATTTAGATGAAGTACTTCTTGAATCGGATACTGAAACGTCTAAGCAAGATAATAACGAACTTGTAAGTAATCAATCAGAAACCCCGCCAATTCTATCATTAAATGAAGATCATTACTTACCGATGAGCCCTAGAAAATTATTGCCAATAGAACCAGCacataaaatgattttagaaAACTTAAGCGTTTTCGATCAATCGATGCCAATAACTTATGAAGATAATCCATATGTAGAAATGAATTTGGGAGGGGAGGAGGATGACATGCAGACATACGAAATTGTTTGTGTAAACAATGGTAAGATGGTTGAACCAGTGTACATGGAATTGAATAATCTTACGGCAGCTGATCAAGAAATAGAAAATACGAATTCAAAAGATTGCCACTCAGATACAGCCTCTAATTTTGCAGACACCAAAGATCCAACATTGAGGAGAGTGTCAAAAACcgagaaaaataaagaaaaggcGGAAGGTTCTGACGCTGATGATGAATGCTCTAAAGACCTATCGATAGATGCCCCTTTTAGTAGATTAAGTATTTCAGATACATTCCGCCCTGCTTCGTATTATCTCAGTTGTAGTTCTATGATATTGGATAGGCAGGATAGTTCTGATAGTGATATCTTACCACCTCCACCCATTCCAAGTTCATCTCCACCATGCGAAGAATTAAATGATGAAGCCTTGTCCAGGTATATTTTAGACAAATTAGATAAATCCGATATATCTCAAgataattctattttaaaaatgttaacaaacgaaaatcaaaatatgaataaaatgaaaagaaaagcGACCTCGTTAATGATATACGGTAGCCGAACTTCAATTCACGATACTCTTACTAGGGGTGAAAAAATTCGACATAATAGAGCGAGCTTAACAAACGATAGgagtaaattatttgaagaaaaaGAAACCGTCAACCTATTAAATAGATCTTTATTCGATTTGAAAAACAATTCTTCAGATTGTATTGACTCTGATTCGTTCAGAAGTTGTATTGTTGACAGAGATTCATCGAGATTGTCCTTAGATTCAGATGTAAGTagtaaatttgaaattactCCATCCAATCTATCTTCAGAACTTACAAGCTTAGCTGATGGTGACTCTATATATGATTTACGTAATTCAAGTGACTGCGCTGATGCTAATTTGTTACGGAAAAACCAATTTGTTTCAGAAACTTATTTGTTAAGTCAAATTGAACGCAGCGATTTGATACAACTTAACAGAACGTCAAACGAAAAAGATACGTCTTGTAGTCCAGAAGAAacgaaaatgaataaaacacaAACTTTAACCAAAAGtgaaaatttgaatattgtttgttCCCACACACGTTCATCTAGCACCCCTGTTAGTTGTAAAAGCAATATTATTCGTGATAGATCAAACAGTCATGCTTTAGAATCGAAGCGTATagacacacagtacaaaaatattgcgGATCATACTTCGGGATACATTGGTTCACAGAGTTCTTGTAGCTCACTCGGTGTTTCTCATTCTCCTATATCATTTTACACTAAGTATTCAAAAGGAGAAACGTTACTGagaaaaaatttgaataaaactaCAGATAAAGTAAAGGAAATCAAGAAGatcaatattaaagaaaagtataACGCTTCATCGACAACCACTGGTTTTCATAGTAGAGAAAGTTCTGCCGAGCACAGTGCCCCCTACTACTATTCGGATCTTTCATCACAGGAgcatattgatattttacCAACTTCtcattatatgaaaaatactaacatacacagaaaattaaataatcaacgACGGAAAGGCCTCTTGCATAAACGGAATGACATAACACATATACATAACCCGATCCACAGTAACAATGTTTTTGTATCCGATAATTCTTTTGAATTGGCAGCAGCTAGAAGTGTATCCGTTGAATTTCTAAGTGCAACAGAAAAAGATCCagaaatagatattaaaaatttatatgaatcGTCGAGTAGTAAACGCTCAAAAATACCAGAATCGATTGGTTTATTGGGTAGTCTAGGCTGTAAAAGAAATACAAGTAATTCGAAGTTTTCATCAGAAGAAAAGACGGTATCCGACCATTCAGAATTACAACAACGAAATTTGTTAAAAGCTAGGGTTTCAACTGGAAGTATGTCCTCACACTGCAGTGAAAACTCttcaaatactgtatattatgACGCTGAAACTGAAGCAACTACATATGAGAATATTTTTGTTGGAGAAAAACATTGGGATGAAGATCAACTATGGAGAGATAATTTAAGAAGAGTCTCTCATAGACATGCTCGTTCAATGGATGACTTAGATGCTTTGCCTGAATCTATAAGTTCTAATAATACACCCGATTTTAATAGCATTAAGCGCGTTAAGAAAGTTGTGTCAAACAATAAGGTGAGTAGAAACGTTACTTACGTAAATTGCGATATACAAGCAGAGATTTTAAGAAAGGATAAAAAAGTGGGCCATGCTATTCCTGATGAGAATGATGTTTATGTTAGTCTTGCAAATGATGTTAACATAACCTCAGATAACACTATTGTTGATGAAGGCGTCTATGAACAATTGTCAATCGATACAACTGAAATATCGTCAAATGACATATGTAACAGTAAAGAGAAACAGTCGAAAATCAACAGAAAACAGTTTGAAATAGATAGAGAAACATTAAGGCAGTGGGATTTGATGTCGAGTGGATTAATGAAAGATGGTTCAAGGCTAGTGCGGGGTGCGGTTATTGGTGGTAAAGTAAACGAAGCTGCATGCACGGACAACACAACTGAAAATGCAAGCAAGGGAAGTATCCACTAAGTTTCTGTGGTCCAGTTAGTAACTATGTAAGTTAAacttatattcatttaaacgCAAAGCAAAGTCACTTTTggcatttttatgtatattaaagaAGATAAGATGTACATAAGTACGCAAGCATGTTTTGATGTTAACACTGTATATAGCACTGAACTTGTAAATACATGATACACATTTTATCATGTTGAAACTAGTCTATGCTATTCGTAAAGATTATAAATCGTTAATTCATTTCTTGCAGCATCCTTAACAATATCAGGCACTAACATAGAATCTAACGCAAACAATAACCAAATTCAACAAACATTATCAAAGAAATCATTTGTCGGAAGTAATACATCTATTGGACGTAGTAATAGAGATGGGAATATACCAGTAAGAGCAGTCAGCCCAAGAGTAAGATGGGTTGAAGATAAAGCAAATGAGCATTACACGTCACAACAGATTAGTGCGTCGCAGCATAATGTAAGTTATATGTAATCTGTACTATTTATACTCTGCGGTGACTATGCCTAAAATATAGAGAAATATCATTAATGCAtgcattatataattttaattattaataaattaaatgtgttaAGCATTTTTTTGAAAACACTATTCACtatattacacaaatatttgacataccaaaaatattatgtatacaattttatacttttcttATGCATTTATTAGAAAGGTTTATTTGCCTTTTGCCTACTTGTTAGAAAAAGTGTAAGAGAAATAGACGTCTTATTTCTCAACTACGAGGTTCTGAAACTTATCtgatattacataatattacagcTTAATATATTACCGGGCACAGAAGAATCTTGGGCCACAATTAGGTCCCCTTCTCGGATGTCCCAACAGCCCGTAAGCGCTGTCAGTCCTAGAGTTAGGAGGAACACTGAAACTGACGAAATGGTATATagattgtcttttatttattatccttACATACCAGTATTACCCATATTATTTGAGTTCTGTCaatgttgtttattttacttGGGGGTACATACCATAAGATCGTTATTAATGCAAGATCAATTACGGTTTATAAAGTCTTTTAATCTGGGatttaaattgttacaaaataatgggctcaaaataataatcactATCTCTCAAACGTTGAAAATATGCTTGTCGCCgagtgttattattttaaatttttgtcaattgtagaaaaaaaaaacaaatgaaaatttggctttattatgtaatatgtactataataactttcaaattaataacgttctttaaaaagttatatgattttgttttgctttttttgtgttttgtacattttgttGCATTATTTGTTGGGTATAGCAAAAGGTGCCTCGAGAATTGGTAGACATACCGACAGCTGGTGAACTCCTGGGACGTAGTCATGAAGAATTAGTTCTCCTTCTGATACAATTACGTCGACGGCATGCTGCAATACATCGATCCATAGAGCAATGCTGCCACCAAATTAATAGTATAGAGGTGCTTtgctttttatgttttacgtttcttttctttttacaattttatatataatatactagcataccggccaagcgttgctgtggctaaggtttctgttatattacatagtagtaaactattcaagggaaacggtaggagaacaccagtcatggggaccaccatgcttttttggtggttatgccattcaattgtagcttatgtgaaacgttggtactttcaacacagcgccatctgttagaattgtatcaaataataaacaaatatttgcaataaaataatattgcgggtataaattgagatgtgagctatcctatcttttaagttggatcaaactacacacggtgtgcaaatttcattgatcggttcggtagtttaggagtccatagcggacaaacaacgtgacacgtaatttatatatattaagattatacaAGGCAATTAAATAAGTGTTTATACTTTTGAAACCTACACTTACATGAACtccataaaattaattgctataatataatatgtggactaataatagaaatttatttattactaacaaagtTTATCTCTTCCAGGAATGTCTTAGTTCTTTAAAAGCTTTAGAACGGGAGGAGAGTCTACGAAGGCTCGAACAATTGAAGATGCAATTAATGGAGCTAGAACAACAGTATGCAAAAAGCAAACCCCTTGTTCAATTAGTGGATAATATGGTGAAACTTGGGTCATTGTACAATAAACCTGGATCAACAATTGAACGTCTTGAGAGAAATCAGAGGCTAAGGCATAAGGTTCTAGCAGAGCATGCAGTTGAGCAACAACGGTGTgtactttaaaatatcttgaaaTGTATATATGTTACACCACATTctatatttacatacatacaaatcaATACATTGACTGCTCATTGGtttagtggttagtacccctgactgccaatccatgggtcccgggttcgtaCCCCGGCTGAGAGAAACATcaatgtgatgagcatttggtgtttaaatatgtatttatatgtgtatctatctataatatgtatgtatatccgttgcctagtacccataacacaagcttcaccagcttaccatggtgtgaattgtccaatcatataaaataaaataaaaataaaaaaattcccaAGAATGTGCAAAAATTACAGTGAACACAATAATGCCCaaaaacgtaaaataataactataatgGTGACAATACTAATTTGCTAATCTCTGTCTGTTCATAggtattttaaagttaagttTGTAGTCATTGAAGTCAAAATAATACAGGTCAACAATTTTGGTTTAGaccattttaattgttaattcttcaggctctttttttaattaattacaaataattttaactgtcACTACGTATTGACATTATCTAGTAACTACATATGTACATTTTTAGGTGGTTGGAAAGTGCTGCAGCTGGCAAACCCTTGGAAACAGAAGCAGCAAGAGCAAGAGTGGCGGAACTTTGGGCTTTGGAACAGGAGTTAGCTGATGAGGCGTCCATATTGCAAGGACTCAAAACCGATAAAGATGCAATAGAATCATTGCTTTCAGGTTTGTTGCTGGCAGATTTTTcacaacattttaaaacatattcttaaaagttaatttgtgCCAGtactattgtttaatttttatacagtaaacttttttatatgtatttataccaacataaaaaaaagaactatgaaatataatatataaaaaataaacgataCAAATTACTATTTGACGGGTATAtaggaatattttattatttgacgggtatattttttataattaaatgtatttttcttataaatgtaattaatatttgtcatgtatattagtttagtttgttttttattcctgtttagtttttttatttcttaataactatatgtaatatgtatttttgcacttcttgcctaccttatctaatttaataaattttttgtcttttctcacagtggttgcctggaagagatcgctcgaaagcgataaggccgtcAATAGCCctcctttacatttaattatgttacatttttatattgtaatgcaacgaagtgttaataaataaaaaataaataaatatacataccaCCTTAAACTACTAACAAActgcattaatatttaaaaattaaaaacctctTACATTCGTCTCTTACTCTTCTAAAACCTGTCGCAATTATATCCAGGTTTGGTGTAGAACTGAGTAAACGGTTAGCGAAATCATATGTAGAATTAGTGACTACTGGCGGAGGACAGCTTCACTTAGTGGGCATACCGGGATCTGAAGTACTTTTCAGGCAcaccacacacacacacacacacacacacacacacacagagcTTAAGCAATTGCGGAAGCAGGCCGAACAGAACTGACAGAACTGAACAGTTTAGTGCAAAGTAGATTGCcgaataataattgaaaaatctGTGTACTCAGATAGATTACTGATTACTACTAATTTATTGTGTATTTCCAAATTTTGaatgttaattaatgtttaaagaactttatttctcattacaaaaaatatttatttacatgagaaatttaatattaagtatatacgaacgagatacacgtcgctaTCAGCTAGCCCAATTTTATTCTAATGGGCTCattctgatttatttatttgaattaatttcattaaacctATTTGCTTAGACTACTGCTAGCTTCACTTCGCATAAAGTTTAAGAAACACATTTTCTCAAGAATCAAATTGTGATTTATCATAAagagatagggtattttatgGTAAGCATCATTAATGTGGTACaacgttttatttataggtGTTCGTAGTAAGCTGGATACAGTGAATTTAGAAGATCCACTTCATGGGGGAGGTCTTGAGGTGGAATTGGCCAGAGTTCACGCGATGCTGGCGCACAATTCTAAGGTTTATAAGGTTTTCATCTATACAAtgcacttattattttattacatacctAGTCACCTAttgctatatttttttgttatttggaatttcaaatttttattaaattataatagtttaaaaatacacGTCTATAAATGTCTTTTAATTGGCTGAAAACTATGatatttgtctctttctgtaaAGTTATGTTTAATCTGTGTTGAAAAGAGATATAATACtgaatagttataataaattagttatttGGTCCCGCTTTTGTCCATTTTccgacaatttaaaaaaaatatattaatttgaaataaatgcaACCATTTTCTGATGAATTACAGAAACTGGAGCAGACGGTAGCTGAAAACGCCCGAT contains these protein-coding regions:
- the LOC125053654 gene encoding uncharacterized protein LOC125053654 isoform X2; the encoded protein is MDAKKTIPAQQPLTHQHIMAHHVHPDQIYTQQQMSNHVTSNPPIQNQPNGVTHQQQQLIQNQYHATMTARSPLLENRHEIYGTSHNHEYARHYGANDNYNYQQQQSPTTERTEQIIHTDHNVNHDIVHNIPKGYNAEVYQDYLKRNPPKDSNQIYQNHQPMYRPNMNQYGSKPYLPYSNRIGPQSNTELLRRQYNEIQQLKMQQQLHYQNQAQMHQQQKFAERQLLLQQIHGVQPPPNLQNSIYSDSSYRDLDRYGSRNDFKEYTGDIQKDVDKYAKNNEYREIERQNKQFQEAQWQQNQEGFKEIERYRSPPEDEKTKHRSPPTDFNNQLKRNTGTMSPMKSSESSSPSVKSPSTESRRSSSGQALRSPTAQRIPSAPVTISGMLYKQGSDGLKVWRKRWFVLSEYCLFYYKSQDEEKLLGSVLLPSYKVSACTSEDKVMRKYAFKLEHANMRTYVLAAMDQESMMKWVKGLTMAALMQNYSEHQRKQIERTAKPEDDDIPGPTYANAPPKPRRSNDGYNSPGSDIYDPNYDLLIKPESQYNQSTSKQYQDQYGSKANQESYARTPQSPPQPPLYQTKRSNDLHNSGSNHERPQELYKFPQSPPFETRRLPDENMYQTQNNPFLQNYSGQETRIPLETQNTDQKSIKSYGDNYPETKTRNDNAHARDVYGELKDLKPVPTNSVNDRIMERRTPDAYGRSTTMSSYKNKLGDYEDVYSPYSSENPAKSPNLSLHRDNISLSSQKQQQKPNQTQEKVFSGPSVLRRKKMQASGIQPPMPRPHSADFLEYEARNESLNKTMPTRNNLDPHKNPQRPKSSLDINSYYDPSSETYYSEESYAEKMRQSAQYLQQQGLAPRNIQIPLAKYASGLAEKQLQSPYAHTPNNNYETEFGAKQRDNISYTSKYSDLEGLNSNWMLKEKDLEQQKDYLNRSGSVMSDGSNGSYLKEASKLEPNSDGFIRSASARLPTTERDGEKKVQQREESMKRLLEWKQRMLQSPLTRKSTPATISLARSLNQSRQSLRSDQYKPKTYSNNSYNSYSSDDEEETPGTDLQNSSPMQAGRSYIQGIESPSITKPKSPHEPCSVLLPDEKFEITSVSKNNSSLQNAYENINVEESIAENVKSNAQEEHIYEDHIPQLIDMPEETEQTSAVTCDGYETHESESESEAQLEYTDNDLDEVLLESDTETSKQDNNELVSNQSETPPILSLNEDHYLPMSPRKLLPIEPAHKMILENLSVFDQSMPITYEDNPYVEMNLGGEEDDMQTYEIVCVNNGKMVEPVYMELNNLTAADQEIENTNSKDCHSDTASNFADTKDPTLRRVSKTEKNKEKAEGSDADDECSKDLSIDAPFSRLSISDTFRPASYYLSCSSMILDRQDSSDSDILPPPPIPSSSPPCEELNDEALSRYILDKLDKSDISQDNSILKMLTNENQNMNKMKRKATSLMIYGSRTSIHDTLTRGEKIRHNRASLTNDRSKLFEEKETVNLLNRSLFDLKNNSSDCIDSDSFRSCIVDRDSSRLSLDSDVSSKFEITPSNLSSELTSLADGDSIYDLRNSSDCADANLLRKNQFVSETYLLSQIERSDLIQLNRTSNEKDTSCSPEETKMNKTQTLTKSENLNIVCSHTRSSSTPVSCKSNIIRDRSNSHALESKRIDTQYKNIADHTSGYIGSQSSCSSLGVSHSPISFYTKYSKGETLLRKNLNKTTDKVKEIKKINIKEKYNASSTTTGFHSRESSAEHSAPYYYSDLSSQEHIDILPTSHYMKNTNIHRKLNNQRRKGLLHKRNDITHIHNPIHSNNVFVSDNSFELAAARSVSVEFLSATEKDPEIDIKNLYESSSSKRSKIPESIGLLGSLGCKRNTSNSKFSSEEKTVSDHSELQQRNLLKARVSTGSMSSHCSENSSNTVYYDAETEATTYENIFVGEKHWDEDQLWRDNLRRVSHRHARSMDDLDALPESISSNNTPDFNSIKRVKKVVSNNKVSRNVTYVNCDIQAEILRKDKKVGHAIPDENDVYVSLANDVNITSDNTIVDEGVYEQLSIDTTEISSNDICNSKEKQSKINRKQFEIDRETLRQWDLMSSGLMKDGSRLVRGAVIGGKVNEAACTDNTTENASKGSIH